The genomic region ACGGGTACCGCCTATTGGCGAACTTGCCAGTTTGGTTCGACACGTGTGCGAATGGTTGAATACAGTCCTGGCTATCTTGCCGATCACTGGTGCTGGAGAGGTCATATCCTGTTGTGCTTGGAAGGCGAGTTGCACACGGAGTTGGAGGATGGTCGTCAGTTCACACTCACCGCGGGGATGAGCTATCAGGTGGGCAGCAACGCTGAGGGGCACCGATCTTCCAGCACCTGTGGGGCGAAGTTGTTCGTCGTGGATTAACGCTGGGATAGACCGCTATAGGCCCAGGGTTCCGGTGGTGTTGAGGACGATAGCCAGAAGATGATGCCGCAATCAAAAAACCACAGCAGGTGCGGTGGCCTTGTACACGTCGTTGCTCATGGATTATGTGCATTCAGGCGCCGCTCTCCGTGATCGCGGATGGTGGCGCAAAGGTTGATAAGGTTACGATGTGAGGAAATCTACAATTTCATTTTTATCAGGGAGACGAAAAAATGTTCCACAGGTACGTGCGCCCAGTTGGCTATTGGTTGGTGGTAGTAGGGACGATTTCGCTACTATTTTCGGCGTTTGAGTTGTTTGCTGGAAGAGATTCTCTGTTCGCCGTGGCTAAATCAGCAGCGTTTGTTCTTGTTGGTGTTTGGGTGATCAAGAGCTCAGTAAAACCCTAGTTATATGATTCTGGCCATGGTCGGAGGTTTTTTTCTTCGGCATGATATTCGCGAAATTCGAGCCTAATAAGTAGGTTTAAATCAAATTTATCAGCATGGCTGATTCACTCGCCTTCACCGTCGCCTTCGATGTCCATTCGTAGGGATTGCGCAAAGTCTGCCTGCCGTAATTTGCGCGCAACGTTTTTGGATACTGCCAAATCGTGGCGCGAAATTGTGAAGTAATCGGCGCCCAGCGGGTGGGCATGTGCGATCAGTGGGGCACCTTCGGCGGTTCGCTCCTGGCGGCCAAAGCCACTGAACTCTGGGCGCTCATTCCACCGCGGGCATGCTGATTTTGGTCGCCCTCCAGCTGCTGATCTTCGTGTGGGCGGAAAAAATTGAACCGTCTGCTAGGCTTCACTCCGCTGCTTCGGAGAAAGATGATCCTTTTGCCAGCATGTATGACTACTTAAGGAAAAGACATGTCGGTCTACACAGTTACCATCCCCTGCTTTGCGCAAATGCTACGAGCGTTATTGTCTCTTTTGTCTAAGGGCGAGGCCGCTGCATTCGAGCGCGGTTATGATCCGCAAACTCTACTCGAAGCTCGACTTGCACCGGATATGCATGATCTAGCCCGGCAAATTCAGTACGCTTGCACTCAAGCCCTTGAGGCTGTTCAGCGACTTACACAGCAGCCAGTGCGAACACTCACTCCTCCTGAAAACTTGACCACAGCGAAAGCACTCATTGAACGTACTTTGATAATTCTTGATTCGATGGACCGCGCTCAGATAGAGGAAGGGGCAGAGCGTCAAATCGCTATTGAATTGCCAAATGGCATGGTTTTCGATATGACCGGCAGTGAGTATGCTGTGAACTGGGCTATTCCACAGTTCTACTTTCATCTGGTCACTGCTTACAACATCCTGCGTCATAACGGCGTACCTCTCGGAAAGGCCGATTATGTACAGCACATGTTTGCCTATCTGCGAAAATAACCGTTGCGCATAACGTGCGGTAAAATCTCCCCGCCCACTATTGGCAACGGACTGGGTTGGTTGCGTGATCGATGAACGTGCCTACCGGGAAACGTCGTGGCACATCACGATCATTCCAATTTCGGCTATGTCGGTACTGAAGGGGATTTCGCCCGACGCCCTAAATCCGAAGCTCTCATAGAAGCGCTGCGCGTTTGAGTTGGTCTTCAGTACGTCCAGCCATAAGAAACCTTCATTGCGATTTTGCGCCGCGTGTTGGATGAACTGGAGAAGCTGCTTTCCGTAGCCTTTACCCGCCTGAGACTTAAGGAAGTAAATTTTCTGGAGTTCGGCGCCAATCTGATCAGACATTGGGATGGGCTTGGACCAGTTGACCTTCGAAAAGCCTACGGCCTCTTCCTTCTCGTTGAGTGCAATGAGCCAACAATGATGGGTAGGCGATTCGATAGATTTCTGCAGTTTACATGCTGAGAAGTCTTCGCTCAGGAAGGTCTGTAGCCCTGCATCGGTCCAGATATCAGAAAAGTGTTCTTTGTAAGTCTCTATGCCGATGGCTTGGAGCGTTTGAAGGTCATCAATTGTTGCCTCTCTAATCGTGATCACTGTCCTGCTCCTTGCACTGAATGACTTTAATCAATACCGGCAACGCTCTACTATTTCAAGCTCAAGGTAATCATGGATAGGCCATACCCTCGGTCGTCAGTGCCTGAGTTGTCCCCCATGGGGGTAATACCCTCCGATAAAAACGGGATATAGTCATGAAGAACATCTTCTTCGCGACTAAGGACGGTGATCATGAATTTCAAATACCTTTTGCCCCTGCTTCTGCTGGCCGGCTGCGTTCAGGAGTCTCTGAAACCCTTGTATTTGTACCCCAGCCAAGTGAGTCAGGAACTTGGCATTTAAACGCATGTACAGGCTCCATCGTTGCAGCATGCTCCTTGTGCGGCATTGGGCGTAGGGAACACGATGAAGAGCGCACCATTCAATTTATTGCGTTGCCAAAAGGTCGGTGTGGAAGCCGTGAAGGCGGACACCGCGCTCAGCTTTGGACGGCACACCCACGAGCAGTTCGGTGTTGGTCTTATCGATCGTGGGGCGCAGAAGTCAGCCAGTGGCCGGGGCATGGTTGAAGCGGGTGCGGGCGATATCATCACCGTCAATCCAGGTGAAGTGCATGATGGCGCACCGCTCGGCGACAACGGGCGTGCCTGGCGGATGCTGTATCTGGACCCTGCGATCATCCTCGAACTGGGCGCTGACATTGATGAAGGAAGGCTTTGCTGCGCCGTAGAGTTCGCCCAACCCACAGTCCGTGACGAGTGCATGGCGGGGCTTTTTCGAACGCTTTTTCATACGATGACCGAAGGCGGCAATAACCCTGATGAATTCGCAGCGGACGAAGCACTGTTACTCTTCATTGCGGGCTTACTGCGGCCAAAACCTGGCGCCGAGCGTGCAATACCTAGTGGGATTGCATCAGCTCGCGCCATGATCGACGACGCCCCGGCATCAATGTTGACCCTCGCTGCACTGGCAAACGAAGCTGGCCTGAGCCGCTATCAGTTCTTGCGCGGTTTCACTCGGGCTACGGGGCTTACACCCCATGCCTACCTCATACAGCGACGAATCCATCACGCGCGCCAACTAATCGGTCGCGGCGTCCGGTTGGCCGAGGTCGCCGCAGACAGCGGTTTCTCTGATCAGAGCCATATGACAAGGCTGTTCGTACGTTGCTTCGGTATATCACCCGGCGCTTATGCAAAGGCGTTCGATTGATTCAACGTTGCTGCAATTTTATTCAAGACGCATAGACCACTGTGAGTGAGGATCGAGGCTGAATATCCCTCCATATCCCTCACAAAGGCGCTGGTGCCATGAATACCGAGTTTCTTCTTACGTCCCTGATCATCATTGCTTCACCTGGGACTGGTGCGCTGGTCACTTTGGCCGCTGGCTTGTCGCGGGGACCCCGGGCGGCGGTCATCGCGGCCCTGGGTTGTACGCTGGGCATTTTGCCCCACATGCTCGCAGCGATTACGGGCCTGGCTGCTCTTCTACATACCAGCACCGCTGCTTTTGAAGCGCTCAAATACGCTGGAGTCGCCTACCTGCTTTATATGGCATGGATGACGCTCAAGGCCGACGGTCCATTACAACTGGATGCCGATAGCTGCGCCCAATCCGATTGGGGGGTGATCCGGCATGCCATCCTGGTGAATCTGCTTAACCCCAAGCTGTCGATCTTCTTCTTTGCCTTCCTGCCACAATTCATTGGCCAAAACGTCGAGCAACCCACTCTGCTCATGCTGCAACTCTCGTTCATCTTCATGGCAATGACATTCATGGTGTTCATCGGCTACGGAGTATTTGCCGCGGGTGTTCGCGGCCGCATTCTGGCGAATCCAGACATACTCAAGTGGATGCGCAGGAGTTTTGCCGCCGCTTTTGTAGGGCTCGGAGTCAAGCTGGCTTTTGTCCAAGGTAATTCGGTTTCATAAGCACCGACCGATTCGATTCAGCAGTTGAACACCGGCGCATAACGCTCTTCGCGCTTTTTGAAGTGAATCGGCGCCATGGGGACTTTTTCACCGTTGACGAAGATATCCGGAAAGGTCAGCGTGAAGTCGTCCATGTCGCCTTTACCCAAAGCTGTGCCTTTAATCGAGGACGTGGATATTTGCTTGGGGTCGAACCCAGTTTTCAACTGCTCAATACTGACCTGATAGGTCTGCCCAGAAGCCAGTTTCACGGTTACGTCAGGCGAGGCCGCACTTACCCAAAGCGATGTGGCGGCGTTGCCCAGATGCGGTTTATACAGGCGCCCGAACAGGCGAAGTTCTGTGTCGGTAGCCCTCACCTTACCCGGCCAACTGAGTGTCCCCGGCGGGGCCACATACACCAGCACGCGAACCCAGTTGAGCTCTTCGGACAGTGGCGTAAAACTGATTGCGGCGTGTGCACCCGGGCAGGTTCGTGAGAGCAGGGCATTCTGGCCCACCGACGATTCC from Pseudomonas synxantha harbors:
- a CDS encoding DHCW motif cupin fold protein; protein product: MDLTAVPFGTTDWSTVEPIEYVGQTGTAYWRTCQFGSTRVRMVEYSPGYLADHWCWRGHILLCLEGELHTELEDGRQFTLTAGMSYQVGSNAEGHRSSSTCGAKLFVVD
- a CDS encoding DUF1993 family protein — translated: MSVYTVTIPCFAQMLRALLSLLSKGEAAAFERGYDPQTLLEARLAPDMHDLARQIQYACTQALEAVQRLTQQPVRTLTPPENLTTAKALIERTLIILDSMDRAQIEEGAERQIAIELPNGMVFDMTGSEYAVNWAIPQFYFHLVTAYNILRHNGVPLGKADYVQHMFAYLRK
- a CDS encoding GNAT family N-acetyltransferase, which gives rise to MITIREATIDDLQTLQAIGIETYKEHFSDIWTDAGLQTFLSEDFSACKLQKSIESPTHHCWLIALNEKEEAVGFSKVNWSKPIPMSDQIGAELQKIYFLKSQAGKGYGKQLLQFIQHAAQNRNEGFLWLDVLKTNSNAQRFYESFGFRASGEIPFSTDIAEIGMIVMCHDVSR
- a CDS encoding AraC family transcriptional regulator codes for the protein MKSAPFNLLRCQKVGVEAVKADTALSFGRHTHEQFGVGLIDRGAQKSASGRGMVEAGAGDIITVNPGEVHDGAPLGDNGRAWRMLYLDPAIILELGADIDEGRLCCAVEFAQPTVRDECMAGLFRTLFHTMTEGGNNPDEFAADEALLLFIAGLLRPKPGAERAIPSGIASARAMIDDAPASMLTLAALANEAGLSRYQFLRGFTRATGLTPHAYLIQRRIHHARQLIGRGVRLAEVAADSGFSDQSHMTRLFVRCFGISPGAYAKAFD
- a CDS encoding LysE family translocator → MNTEFLLTSLIIIASPGTGALVTLAAGLSRGPRAAVIAALGCTLGILPHMLAAITGLAALLHTSTAAFEALKYAGVAYLLYMAWMTLKADGPLQLDADSCAQSDWGVIRHAILVNLLNPKLSIFFFAFLPQFIGQNVEQPTLLMLQLSFIFMAMTFMVFIGYGVFAAGVRGRILANPDILKWMRRSFAAAFVGLGVKLAFVQGNSVS